One genomic segment of Musa acuminata AAA Group cultivar baxijiao chromosome BXJ3-3, Cavendish_Baxijiao_AAA, whole genome shotgun sequence includes these proteins:
- the LOC135633496 gene encoding G-type lectin S-receptor-like serine/threonine-protein kinase LECRK3 yields the protein MASPPSPYLLPSLILTRTFLLVLLLTQTISSAQSYSNITQGTTLTAGSSTGSWLSPSGDFAFGFYPTDAQASLFLVAIWFESTSPKAVVWSANRDAPVRSGSTLQLTSDGRLSLKDDGGNEVWSAGPANASTAAVLDSGNVVLTASGGILWQSFDLPTDTLLPGQVLGLGSDLRSQLTDSDFSDGRFELAAQTSGELQLLPLAIPSGNQYDPYWSIDTTGSGFQLVYNESGSIYFALTNGTLLNVTMASFYSTEDFFQRTRLDPDGVFRQYIYPKSGRATGSWSRKWNAVAKVPADICKDLQSDGAGSGTCGFNSYCRSGGDQSEVNCLCPPGYSFIDPERKYKGCEQDFPPICKQYDPAQFNLIPINNADWPFSDYEHYTNVNEDQCRQYCLEDCLCAVAIFWDRKECWKKKLPLSNGKLGSYIDRTALIKVSKTNYTSLLPPSGPVISVVKKERKTLIQIGAVLLGCSGFFNVIFIALIIAKIFGSPRGRSTTFQPQTSMSEFNIRVFSYKELEEATDGFKEELGRGAFGSVYKGVLSSYISTNIAVKKLDRLLRENEKEFINEVRSIGQTHHKNLVRLIGYCNEGTHRLLVYEYMRNGSLIGFLFGNIKLHWQQRVQIIFGIARGLLYLHDECSTPIIHCDIKPQNVLLDDNFVARISDFGLAKLLRADQTRTNTGIRGTRGYVAPEWFKSMAITKKVDVYSFGVMMLEIICCRKNLETEIGEEEEPVLIYWAYDCYKDGMADLLVQHDKDALADMEEVERFVKIAFWCIQEDPSLRPSMQKVTQMLEGAVEVSLPPDPSPFLTTN from the coding sequence ATGGCGTCGCCCCCTTCTCCCTATCTCTTGCCTTCGCTCATCCTCACTCGCACTTTCCTCCTCGTCTTGCTACTAACCCAGACCATCTCCTCCGCCCAGAGCTACTCCAACATCACGCAGGGCACCACCCTCACGGCTGGCTCATCGACCGGCTCCTGGCTCTCTCCATCCGGCGACTTCGCCTTCGGATTCTACCCCACCGACGCCCAAGCCTCCCTCTTCCTCGTCGCCATCTGGTTCGAGTCCACCTCCCCCAAAGCCGTCGTCTGGTCCGCCAACCGCGACGCTCCTGTCCGATCAGGCTCCACCCTGCAGCTGACCAGCGACGGCCGCCTCTCCCTCAAGGACGACGGCGGAAACGAAGTGTGGAGCGCGGGCCCTGCCAacgcctccaccgccgccgtcCTCGACTCCGGCAACGTCGTCCTCACTGCTTCCGGCGGCATCTTGTGGCAGAGCTTCGATCTTCCTACGGACACGCTCCTGCCGGGTCAAGTCTTGGGACTGGGCTCCGACCTTCGTTCCCAGCTCACCGACTCCGACTTCTCAGATGGCCGATTCGAGCTCGCGGCGCAAACGAGCGGCGAACTCCAGCTCCTACCGCTGGCCATCCCCTCTGGAAACCAATACGATCCATACTGGTCCATCGACACGACCGGTTCCGGCTTTCAGCTCGTCTACAACGAATCCGGCAGCATATACTTCGCTCTCACGAATGGTACTCTGCTCAACGTAACTATGGCTTCTTTCTATTCCACCGAAGACTTCTTCCAACGCACGAGGCTGGATCCCGACGGCGTCTTCCGCCAGTACATCTACCCCAAGAGCGGCAGGGCGACCGGATCCTGGAGTAGGAAATGGAATGCGGTGGCCAAAGTGCCGGCGGACATCTGCAAAGATCTTCAATCCGACGGCGCTGGTAGCGGCACCTGTGGCTTTAACAGCTACTGCAGATCCGGCGGAGATCAGAGCGAGGTAAACTGCTTGTGCCCACCAGGGTACTCCTTCATCGACCCGGAGCGGAAGTACAAAGGTTGCGAGCAGGACTTCCCACCCATCTGCAAACAATACGATCCTGCTCAGTTCAACCTGATCCCCATAAACAACGCCGACTGGCCCTTCTCTGATTACGAGCACTACACGAACGTGAACGAAGACCAGTGCAGACAGTACTGTTTGGAGGATTGCCTCTGCGCGGTTGCCATCTTCTGGGACAGAAAGGAATGCTGGAAGAAGAAGCTGCCGCTGTCGAATGGAAAGCTGGGTAGCTATATCGACAGGACGGCACTGATAAAAGTGTCGAAAACTAATTATACTTCCCTGTTGCCGCCATCGGGTCCAGTTATATCTGTGgtgaagaaggaaaggaagactTTGATTCAGATTGGAGCAGTGCTTCTGGGGTGCTCTGGATTTTTTAATGTGATCTTCATCGCGTTGATCATTGCAAAGATCTTTGGCTCCCCTAGGGGGAGGAGTACGACGTTTCAGCCGCAGACCAGCATGTCCGAATTTAATATCAGAGTCTTTAGTTACAAGGAGCTTGAAGAAGCAACCGAtggattcaaagaagaactgggaAGAGGGGCCTTCGGTTCAGTTTATAAAGGTGTGTTGTCATCCTACATTAGCACTAATATTGCGGTGAAGAAGTTAGATAGGCTGCTTCGCGAGAACGAGAAGGAGTTCATAAATGAGGTGAGATCTATTGGGCAGACACATCACAAGAATCTGGTCAGATTGATTGGATACTGCAACGAAGGGACGCACAGACttctggtgtacgagtacatgcgAAACGGGTCGTTGATTGGCTTCTTGTTCGGCAATATAAAGCTGCATTGGCAGCAGAGGGTCCAAATCATATTTGGAATCGCAAGAGGATTGCTTTACTTGCACGACGAGTGCAGCACTCCGATCATCCACTGTGACATCAAACCTCAGAATGTACTCCTGGATGACAATTTTGTGGCTAGGATTTCGGATTTCGGGTTAGCGAAGCTGCTGAGGGCTGACCAGACTCGAACCAATACCGGCATAAGGGGAACCAGAGGGTACGTAGCACCAGAGTGGTTCAAGAGCATGGCGATCACGAAGAAGGTGGATGTGTACAGCTTTGGTGTGATGATGCTGGAGATCATATGCTGCCGGAAGAACTTGGAAACAGAGATCGGGGAAGAGGAGGAACCGGTGCTCATTTACTGGGCTTACGATTGTTACAAGGATGGGATGGCGGATCTTTTGGTGCAGCATGACAAAGACGCACTGGCCGATATGGAGGAGGTGGAGAGGTTTGTGAAAATAGCGTTTTGGTGCATCCAAGAGGATCCGTCGCTCAGGCCTTCGATGCAGAAGGTGACTCAGATGCTGGAAGGAGCAGTTGAAGTTTCTCTGCCACCCGATCCTTCCCCATTCCTGACCACAAATTAG
- the LOC135633722 gene encoding uncharacterized protein LOC135633722: MAAEVGAMNQGSLKGKVVMVTGASSGIGREICLDLAAAGCKIVAAARRVDRLKSLGDEINGSSNTVQAVAVELDVSRKSPAIEAAVHDAWNAFGRIDALVNNAGVRGGVYSAVDWSEEEWHRIMTTNLTGQWLVSKHVCIRMRDAKQKGAVINISSIAGTARGQLPGSLAYTASKTGVNSITWVMALEMGRYGIRTNSVCPGILKSEITERLMEKEWISKVARRTVPLGTFGTANPSITSLIRYLVDDASEYVNGNVFIVDAGATLPGVPLFSSL; encoded by the exons ATGGCGGCAGAGGTGGGAGCGATGAATCAGGGGAGCTTGAAGGGCAAGGTGGTGATGGTCACCGGCGCCTCCTCCGGCATCGGCCGGGAGATATGCCTCGACCTCGCCGCCGCCGGGTGCAAGATCGTTGCCGCGGCGCGGAGGGTCGATCGCCTCAAATCCCTCGGCGACGAGATCAACGGCTCCTCCAACACTGTCCAAGCCGTCGCCGTGGAGCTCGACGTCAGCCGCAAGAGCCCCGCGATCGAGGCCGCCGTGCACGACGCGTGGAACGCCTTCGGCCGCATCGACGCGTTGGTGAACAACGCCGGAGTTAGAG GTGGCGTGTACTCGGCGGTGGACTGGTCCGAGGAAGAGTGGCACAGGATCATGACCACCAACCTAACCGGGCAGTGGCTGGTGTCGAAGCACGTGTGCATACGCATGCGAGATGCGAAGCAGAAGGGCGCGGTGATCAACATCTCATCCATCGCCGGCACTGCACGCGGCCAGCTGCCCGGATCGCTCGCCTACACTGCATCCAAAACAGGCGTGAACTCCATCACGTGG GTTATGGCGTTGGAGATGGGACGATACGGGATAAGAACGAACTCGGTGTGTCCTGGGATCCTCAAGTCGGAGATAACGGAGCGTCTCATGGAGAAGGAATGGATCAGTAAAGTGGCGAGGAGGACAGTACCTTTGGGGACGTTTGGCACGGCGAATCCTTCCATCACCTCGCTCATCCGCTATCTGGTCGATGATGCGTCGGAGTACGTGAATGGGAATGTGTTCATCGTTGATGCAGGTGCCACGCTCCCGGGGGTCCCCCTCTTCTCTTCCCTGTAA
- the LOC135633721 gene encoding G-type lectin S-receptor-like serine/threonine-protein kinase LECRK3 has translation MASPPSPYLLPSLILSRTFLLVLLLTQTTSSAQSYSNITQGTTLTAGSSTGSWLSPSGDFAFGFYPTDAQASLFLVAIWFESTSPKAVVWSANRDAPVRSGSTLQLTSDGRLSLKDDGGNEVWSAGPSNASTAAVLDSGNVVLTASGGILWQSFDLPTDTLLPGQVLGLGSDLRSQLTDSDFSDGRFELAAQTNGKLQLLPLAIPSGNQYDPYWSIDTTDSSFQLVYNESGSIYIALTNGTLLNVTMASVYSTEDFFQRTRLDPDGVFRQYIYPKSGRATGSWSRKWNAVAKVPADICKDLQSDGAGSGTCGFNSYCISGGDQSEVNCLCPPGYSFIDPERKYKGCDQDFPPSCKQYDPAQFNLIPINNANWPFSDYEHYTNVTEDQCRQYCLEDCLCAVAIFWDGQGCWKKKLPLSNGKMGSYTDGRALIKVSKTNTSLLLPSGPVISVVKKERKTLIQIGAVLLGCSGFFNVIFIALIIAKIFGSPRGRSPTFQPQTSMSEFNIRVFSYKELEEATDGFKEELGRGAFGSVYKGVLSSYISTNIAVKKLDRLLRENEKEFINEVRSIGQTHHKNLVRLIGYCNEGTHRLLVYEYMRNGSLIGFLFGNIKLHWQQRVQIIFGIARGLLYLHDECSTPIIHCDIKPQNVLLDDNFVARISDFGLAKLLRADQTRTNTGIRGTRGYVAPEWFKSMAITKKVDVYSFGVMMLEIICCRKNLETEIGEEEEPVLIYWAYDCYKDGMADLLVQHDKDALADMEEVERFVKIAFWCIQEDPSLRPSMQKVTQMLEGAVEVSLPPDPSPFLTTN, from the coding sequence ATGGCGTCGCCCCCTTCTCCCTATCTCTTGCCTTCGCTCATCCTCAGTCGCACTTTCCTCCTCGTCTTGCTACTAACCCAGACCACCTCCTCCGCCCAGAGCTACTCCAACATCACGCAGGGCACCACCCTCACGGCTGGCTCATCGACCGGCTCCTGGCTCTCTCCATCCGGCGACTTCGCCTTCGGATTCTACCCCACCGACGCCCAAGCCTCCCTCTTCCTCGTCGCCATCTGGTTCGAGTCCACCTCCCCCAAAGCCGTCGTCTGGTCCGCCAACCGCGACGCTCCTGTCCGATCAGGCTCCACCCTGCAGCTGACCAGCGACGGCCGCCTCTCCCTAAAGGACGACGGCGGAAACGAAGTGTGGAGCGCGGGCCCTTCCAacgcctccaccgccgccgtcCTCGACTCCGGCAACGTCGTCCTCACTGCTTCCGGCGGCATCTTGTGGCAGAGCTTCGATCTTCCTACGGACACGCTCCTGCCGGGTCAAGTCTTGGGACTGGGCTCCGACCTTCGTTCCCAGCTCACCGACTCCGACTTCTCAGATGGCCGATTCGAGCTCGCGGCGCAAACGAACGGCAAACTCCAGCTCCTACCGCTGGCCATCCCCTCTGGAAACCAATACGATCCATACTGGTCCATCGACACGACCGATTCCAGCTTTCAGCTCGTCTACAACGAATCCGGCAGCATATACATCGCTCTCACGAATGGTACTCTGCTCAACGTAACTATGGCTTCTGTCTATTCCACCGAAGACTTCTTCCAACGCACGAGGCTGGATCCCGACGGCGTCTTCCGCCAGTACATCTACCCCAAGAGCGGCAGGGCGACCGGATCCTGGAGTAGGAAATGGAATGCGGTGGCCAAAGTGCCGGCGGACATCTGCAAAGATCTTCAATCCGACGGCGCTGGTAGCGGCACCTGTGGCTTTAACAGCTACTGCATATCCGGCGGAGATCAGAGCGAGGTAAACTGCTTGTGCCCACCAGGGTACTCCTTCATCGACCCGGAGCGGAAGTACAAAGGTTGCGACCAGGACTTCCCACCCAGCTGCAAACAATACGATCCTGCTCAGTTCAACCTGATCCCCATAAACAACGCCAACTGGCCCTTCTCGGATTACGAGCACTACACGAACGTGACCGAAGACCAGTGCAGACAGTACTGTTTGGAGGATTGCCTCTGCGCGGTTGCCATCTTCTGGGACGGACAGGGATGCTGGAAGAAGAAGCTGCCGCTGTCGAATGGAAAGATGGGTAGCTATACGGACGGGAGGGCACTGATCAAAGTGTCGAAAACTAATACTTCCCTGTTGCTGCCATCGGGTCCAGTTATATCTGTGgtgaagaaggaaaggaagactTTGATTCAGATTGGAGCAGTGCTTCTGGGGTGCTCTGGGTTTTTTAATGTGATCTTCATCGCGTTGATCATTGCAAAGATCTTTGGTTCCCCTAGGGGGAGGAGTCCGACGTTTCAGCCGCAGACCAGCATGTCCGAATTTAATATCAGAGTCTTTAGTTACAAGGAGCTTGAAGAAGCAACCGAtggattcaaagaagaactgggaAGAGGGGCCTTCGGTTCAGTTTATAAAGGTGTGTTGTCATCCTACATTAGCACTAATATTGCGGTGAAGAAGTTAGATAGGCTGCTTCGCGAGAACGAGAAGGAGTTCATAAATGAGGTGAGATCTATTGGGCAGACACATCACAAGAATCTGGTCAGATTGATTGGATACTGCAACGAAGGGACGCACAGACttctggtgtacgagtacatgcgAAACGGGTCGTTGATTGGCTTCTTGTTCGGCAATATAAAGCTGCATTGGCAGCAGAGGGTCCAAATCATATTTGGAATCGCAAGAGGATTGCTTTACTTGCACGACGAGTGCAGCACTCCGATCATCCACTGTGACATCAAACCTCAGAATGTACTCCTGGATGACAATTTTGTGGCTAGGATTTCGGATTTCGGGTTAGCGAAGCTGCTGAGGGCTGACCAGACTCGAACCAATACCGGCATAAGGGGAACCAGAGGGTACGTAGCACCAGAGTGGTTCAAGAGCATGGCGATCACGAAGAAGGTGGATGTGTACAGCTTTGGTGTGATGATGCTGGAGATCATATGCTGCCGGAAGAACTTGGAAACAGAGATCGGGGAAGAGGAGGAACCGGTGCTCATTTACTGGGCTTACGATTGTTACAAGGATGGGATGGCGGATCTTTTGGTGCAGCATGACAAAGACGCACTGGCCGATATGGAGGAGGTGGAGAGGTTTGTGAAAATAGCGTTTTGGTGCATCCAAGAGGATCCGTCGCTCAGGCCTTCGATGCAGAAGGTGACTCAGATGCTGGAAGGAGCAGTTGAAGTTTCTCTGCCACCCGATCCTTCCCCATTCCTGACCACAAATTAG
- the LOC135633798 gene encoding uncharacterized protein LOC135633798, which produces MARQYSVKPLQSFYGLGAESPCPSSTSFKIRSLLKAYLLRHISHAKSMVAELLKKKKKKKKAIDSNRDFKLRKTKKKLFGFFKLHRSWSSSCVTPMPPQLPISEFDDSTVIFTEDSAGEAEPPLGGCLDWLEDESDASGGDTGEGSEIDRLAERFIARCHEKFRLEKQESYRRYQEMLARSI; this is translated from the coding sequence ATGGCCAGGCAATACAGTGTAAAGCCCCTGCAGTCTTTCTATGGCTTGGGAGCGGAATCGCCATGCCCAAGCTCAACTTCCTTCAAGATCAGAAGCCTGCTCAAGGCTTACCTCCTTCGACACATCTCCCATGCCAAGTCCATGGTCGCGGAGCttcttaagaagaagaagaagaagaagaaggccatCGACAGCAACCGCGACTTTAAGCtgaggaagacgaagaagaagctcTTCGGCTTCTTTAAGCTGCACCGTAGTTGGTCATCCTCGTGCGTGACACCCATGCCGCCGCAGCTTCCCATCTCGGAGTTTGATGACTCGACGGTGATCTTCACCGAGGACAGCGCTGGTGAGGCGGAGCCACCACTCGGTGGGTGCCTCGACTGGCTCGAGGACGAGTCGGATGCTTCGGGAGGGGATACGGGCGAAGGAAGCGAGATCGACCGGCTCGCGGAGAGGTTTATAGCGAGGTGCCATGAGAAGTTTAGGCTGGAGAAGCAGGAGTCGTACAGGAGGTACCAGGAGATGCTTGCAAGAAGCATATGA